CCTTCCACATCCTGCATATAGGTGTTGAGCTCGGCTACATACATACGTGCATTACCGTCCCATGCTATGGCAACCGGCTCGTGGATCATGGGCTCGCTGGCAACGAGTTCAAGGTGATAGCCTTTGGGAAGCTTGAAGGTTTTAATGCTTTGCTCTGGTGTGAGGTAAGCAGGCGAGGGATCTGAGGTGAATGCAGGTATGGCACTCACTGATGCATCGGTGGTCCTCAGTATGGTATCCGACGTACCCTGCCGGGACACCTGGCACGTGACCATGATGAAGGCCGTGGCAAGAGTGGCTAGGCTAATTTTTTTGTTCATAAAATCGAAATAAAAAAGATAAAGGATTTAAAGGTTAGCATGAATACGGCTGGTCATGAGCCGGAATTCAGGTTAGGAAGTTGAGGCCATATCGTAATGGGTCCATATTTAAACAAAAAGCCATCACAGTCTCGCATTTAATGTGCGGCTGTGTTAAAGTTTGATTAACTCCCGGTGAGGTACGGCAGGATGCGCCTAAAAGGCTATCAGATTTGTTCTCAGAAAAGTGGAAGCGCCTGATTATTTCCTGCCGGTAGCTTGGTTACTGAGCTCTGGTAGTAAATATTCGATTGGCACGGGTCGGTGGTGCCAGTGACCACGGCAGCATCTGCGGGGCGCGGCGTACAGGCCAGCGGAATGTGGCCTTCGCTTGTGAAAAGTCCGGATGTTGCGTCAAGTCCGATCCAGCCTGCTCCGGGAATAAATACTTCTGCCCAGGCATGTAAATCAACCGAGCCAATGGTGGCATCACCAATAAACTGAACCAGATAACCCGAAGCAAAGCGGCTTGCCAGGCCAAGGTGACGCATTACCTGCACCAGCAGCCAAGCTGAATCCCGACAGGCGCCCATGCCGCTTTCCAATGTTTGTTCACAGGTCTGTATGCCCGCCTGCATTCTTTGTATGTAGCCTACATGGTTGTATATGAGCTTGTTCAGTTCAACCAAAAAGCCGATGGTGTCTCCTGTGAGCGCTCTTGCTTTTTGAACCAGGTCCGTGATCCGCGGTCCCCAGTCCAGTATTTCGGTGTAGGAAGCCAGGTCACTTTGAATCCGTGAAGGATAATAGAATGGAAAAAACCTTGCAAAATCATCCAGCAAAAAATCAAAAGGATTATATGGGTTCAATGTAGCATCCAACCTCACTTCCAGCGACATACCATTGATCGCTTCTGAGAAATCGGCCCTGGCAATAAAATTACCGAACAAATCCTGCTGCCAATGAATGTAATGGCTCGGAGGCAGGATCGTCAGCTGATAGCTGTTGATGACCGCGTGCGCATGCGCCGCTGGCCTGAGACGAAAAAGATGCGGAGAAAGAAAAACCTTCCGGTCATAAACATATTCCGTTTTGTGATAAATAGCAACCGAAAGAGACATACCTAATAAGAGTGAATAAAATACTGAATTTATTCAATTTAGGTAAAATATTTAGAATATTATCGTATATTTGCACTCTAATTTAAAATAAAATAATGCAAGAAGGAACTGTTAAATTTTTTAATGAAACCAAAGGCTTTGGCTTCATTTCTCCTACAAATGGTGGAGACGACATTTTTGTACATTCGTCAGGTCTAAATACTGACATTCGCGAAAACGATACTGTGTCTTACGAAGTGGAGAATGGTAGAAAAGGATTAAACGCAGTTAACGTTAGCGTTATCTGATTTTTGTTCATATATCATTGTAAGATCCTCCCC
The genomic region above belongs to Dyadobacter pollutisoli and contains:
- a CDS encoding transglutaminase family protein, coding for MSLSVAIYHKTEYVYDRKVFLSPHLFRLRPAAHAHAVINSYQLTILPPSHYIHWQQDLFGNFIARADFSEAINGMSLEVRLDATLNPYNPFDFLLDDFARFFPFYYPSRIQSDLASYTEILDWGPRITDLVQKARALTGDTIGFLVELNKLIYNHVGYIQRMQAGIQTCEQTLESGMGACRDSAWLLVQVMRHLGLASRFASGYLVQFIGDATIGSVDLHAWAEVFIPGAGWIGLDATSGLFTSEGHIPLACTPRPADAAVVTGTTDPCQSNIYYQSSVTKLPAGNNQALPLF
- a CDS encoding cold-shock protein, whose product is MQEGTVKFFNETKGFGFISPTNGGDDIFVHSSGLNTDIRENDTVSYEVENGRKGLNAVNVSVI